The following are encoded in a window of Phaseolus vulgaris cultivar G19833 chromosome 3, P. vulgaris v2.0, whole genome shotgun sequence genomic DNA:
- the LOC137808577 gene encoding probable calcium-binding protein CML21 translates to MTMGATLGKSDSPKKGWMPETKIEAKMVEAMQRRESHGSSVKSFNTIILKFPKIDESLRKCKAIFEQFDEDSNGTIEKEELKKSFSKLEIPLTEEEINDLFEACDINDDMGMEFSEFIVLLCLVYLLKDDPAAAHAKSQVGMPNLEATFETLVDTFVFLDKNKDGYVSKNEMVQAINETTSGERSSGRIAMKRFEEMDWDKNGMVNFKEFLFAFTRWVGLEDEESAEA, encoded by the exons ATGACAATGGGAGCTACACTGGGGAAGAGTGACTCGCCAAAAAAGGGATGGATGCCAGAAACCAAGATAGAGGCTAAAATGGTGGAAGCAATGCAGCGGAGGGAATCTCATGGAAGTTCTGTGAAATCATTCAACActataattttgaaattcccTAAGATTGACGAGAGCCTTAGAAAATGCAAAGCCATATTTGAGCAGTTTG ATGAAGATTCTAATGGGACAATAGAAAAAGAGGAGTTGAAAAAGAGTTTCAGTAAGCTGGAAATTCCTCTTACTGAGGAGGAGATAAATGATCTTTTTGAAGCATGTGATATTAATGATGATATGGGAATGGAGTTCAGTGAGTTTATTGTACTTCTTTGCCTTGTATACCTTCTCAAGGATGACCCAGCTGCTGCTCACGCT AAATCACAAGTTGGGATGCCAAATCTGGAGGCAACATTCGAGACTTTGGTTGATACATTTGTATTCTTAGACAAGAACAAGGATGGCTATGTCAGCAAAAACGAGATGGTCCAAGCCATAAATGAAACTACATCAGGGGAGCGCTCTTCCGGACGAATAGCCATGAAAAGATTTG AAGAAATGGATTGGGATAAAAATGGAATGGTAAACTTCAAGGAGTTTCTTTTTGCTTTTACACGATGGGTTGGACTTGAGGACGAGGAAAGTGCAGAGGCCTAA